From Pelmatolapia mariae isolate MD_Pm_ZW linkage group LG22, Pm_UMD_F_2, whole genome shotgun sequence, a single genomic window includes:
- the dpm3 gene encoding dolichol-phosphate mannosyltransferase subunit 3: protein MTKLLQWLFGVSLLGALWALVTFDLLDLSLPQTYREVAWPMPFYLLISFGCYSLATVGYRVATFNDCEEAAKELQEQIKEAKEDLRRKGLKI from the coding sequence ATGACCAAACTTCTGCAGTGGCTGTTCGGTGTGTCGCTGCTGGGCGCACTCTGGGCTTTGGTCACTTTTGACCTGTTGGACCTGAGCCTCCCGCAGACTTACAGAGAGGTCGCCTGGCCGATGCCTTTCTACCTGCTGATTTCATTTGGCTGCTACTCTCTGGCCACTGTGGGATACAGGGTGGCCACCTTCAATGACTGTGAGGAGGCGGCGAAAGAGCTACAGGAGCAAATAAAAGAAGCCAAAGAGGACTTAAGGAGGAAAGGTTTAAAAATATAG